A genomic region of Eucalyptus grandis isolate ANBG69807.140 chromosome 5, ASM1654582v1, whole genome shotgun sequence contains the following coding sequences:
- the LOC120293654 gene encoding disease resistance protein RPM1-like — MAEIAVNYLLDKLKDFLENGVLFKGAEEEVTSVKRQLEYIRAFLRVADSLEESDEEVKVWVKQLREIAYDAEDALDEFKLLLAHDHGICSPGLLSKMSCCIKNMKGRYRIASEMKSINSRIRNMYDGHWRIHDKLKAEHRYGSSKPDDTWQDQRGNALLLDKAELVGISEPTKNLVGWLIEGASKREVISVVRMGGLGKTTLVKQVYEDPEVKKHFMIRAWITLSQSPKIEELLQGMVRQIMRETQAPVPPLQDNMDTLCQKTIIKDLLQKARYLIVVDDAWRINEWDVIKHALPNNSCGSRIIITSRNSDLAYTLCGEFREMVYKMEPLPPEESWKLFCAKTFQGNSCPPHLEETCRLILRKCEGLPLAIVAISGVLVSKDTRKKGDWDLVHRSLRTEIDCNDKFRTLRRVLSLSFDDLPCYLKSCFLHLSVFPRGSLISCGRLIRLWIAEGFVDKKEGMIVEEAAHDCLYELLNRSLIEVAVKTRDGRIRFCRIHDFLLDIITSKSSNQGFAETAMENNHKWPDKVRRLSIQNSMQATQQKRSLSQLRSLYMFGVERSSVDAVLGREMRLLTVLKLQTASLTKFPAQVAEWRHLRYLSFRYSKVRTVPCSIGNLQNLETLDLKHTYVTELPVAILKLQRLRHLLLYRYSGPASLWFKNGFKSPEGIGALQSLQKLCSIEARDNRNSSLIRELGKLKELNRLGIVKLRKEDARELCLSIEKLTKLQAISVSSVDENEIIDLQSLSSPPPFLQRIYLTGRLEALPHVIS, encoded by the coding sequence ATGGCAGAAATTGCGGTAAACTACCTACTTGACAAGCTCAAGGACTTTCTAGAGAATGGGGTTCTATTCAAAGGTGCCGAGGAAGAAGTTACTTCAGTGAAGAGACAATTGGAGTACATAAGGGCATTCCTGAGGGTTGCAGATTCCCtggaagagagtgatgaggaagtCAAAGTTTGGGTGAAGCAGCTGAGAGAAATCGCATACGACGCTGAAGATGCTCTTGATGAGTTCAAACTTCTCCTGGCGCATGATCATGGAATTTGTTCTCCTGGTCTTCTCTCCAAGATGTCCTGCTGTATTAAGAACATGAAAGGTCGGTACCGAATTGCTTCGGAGATGAAATCCATCAACTCCAGAATCAGAAACATGTACGACGGACACTGGAGAATCCATGACAAATTAAAAGCCGAACATCGTTATGGCTCTAGTAAGCCAGATGACACATGGCAGGACCAGCGAGGGAATGCTCTTCTTTTAGACAAAGCTGAGCTCGTGGGCATCAGTGAACCGACAAAAAACTTGGTCGGCTGGCTGATTGAGGGTGCTTCCAAGCGGGAAGTAATCTCAGTTGTGAGGATGGGAGGACTCGGGAAAACTACGTTAGTCAAGCAAGTTTATGAAGATCCAGAAGTGAAGAAACATTTCATGATACGTGCTTGGATAACTCTTTCTCAATCTCCAAAAATAGAAGAGCTCCTCCAAGGCATGGTTCGACAAATAATGAGGGAGACCCAAGCACCAGTTCCTCCTCTGCAGGACAACATGGATACATTATGCCAGAAGACTATTATAAAGGACCTGCTACAAAAAGCAAGGTACCTGATTGTTGTAGATGATGCGTGGCGCATAAATGAATGGGATGTGATCAAACATGCATTGCCTAATAACAGCTGTGGCAGCCGAATAATTATCACATCCAGGAATTCTGATTTAGCATATACCTTATGCGGAGAATTCAGAGAGATGGTTTACAAGATGGAGCCACTACCACCTGAAGAGTCATGGAAGCTTTTCTGTGCAAAGACATTTCAGGGGAACTCCTGCCCTCCTCATCTAGAGGAGACCTGTAGGCTTATTCTAAGGAAGTGCGAGGGATTGCCACTTGCTATTGTGGCCATCAGTGGtgttttggtttcaaaagaCACGAGAAAAAAGGGTGATTGGGATCTGGTTCATCGAAGTCTTCGTACTGAAATAGATTGCAATGATAAATTCAGAACCTTGAGGAGAGTCCTCTCACTTAGTTTTGATGACCTGCCATGCTACTTGAAGTCCTGTTTCCTGCACTTGAGCGTATTTCCCAGGGGTTCCCTCATTAGCTGTGGGAGATTAATTCGATTATGGATCGCAGAAGGATTTGTAGACAAGAAAGAAGGTATGATAGTAGAAGAAGCAGCCCATGACTGCCTGTATGAGCTTCTGAACAGAAGCCTGATAGAGGTGGCTGTAAAAACAAGAGATGGAAGAATCCGGTTTTGCCGTATCCATGATTTTCTGCTGGATATTATTACTTCAAAGTCAAGTAACCAAGGTTTTGCAGAAACAGCGATGGAAAACAATCATAAATGGCCGGATAAAGTTCGTCGCCTATCAATACAGAACAGCATGCAAGCTACACAACAGAAAAGGTCATTGTCTCAACTACGTTCTTTATACATGTTTGGGGTAGAGAGATCTTCCGTGGATGCTGTTCTAGGTAGAGAAATGAGACTGCTCACTGTTCTGAAGTTGCAAACAGCTTCTTTGACAAAGTTCCCAGCTCAAGTTGCTGAGTGGCGCCACCTGAGATATCTAAGTTTCAGGTACAGCAAGGTGAGAACTGTTCCATGTTCCATAGGGAACCTTCAAAACCTAGAGACTTTAGACCTTAAACACACGTATGTCACAGAATTGCCAGTTGCGATCTTGAAGCTACAACGACTTCGCCATCTACTCTTATATCGTTATTCAGGCCCAGCTTCCTTATGGTTCAAGAATGGCTTCAAGTCCCCAGAAGGTATAGGGGCTTTACAGTCCCTGCAAAAGCTCTGCTCCATAGAAGCACGTGACAATAGAAACAGCAGCTTAATAAGAGAGCTTGGAAAGTTGAAAGAATTGAATAGGTTAGGCATCGTGAAGTTGAGAAAAGAAGATGCGAGGGAATTGTGCTTGTCGATTGAAAAATTAACCAAGCTTCAAGCAATATCTGTAAGTTCAGTCGATGAAAATGAGATTATTGATCTACAATCCCTCTCTTCTCCACCTCCGTTTCTCCAAAGAATCTACTTGACAGGACGTCTGGAGGCATTACCACATGTCATCTCTTGA
- the LOC120293655 gene encoding disease resistance protein RPM1-like: MAEIAVNYLLDKLKDFLENGVLLRGAEEEITLVKRQLEYIRTFLRVADSLEESDEEVKVWVKQLREIAYDTEDALDEFKFLLAHDHEIGSRGLLSKMSCCIKNMKGRYRIASEMKSINSRIKSIYDGPWRIRDKLNKAEHCYGSSKPNDTWQDQRGNALLLDKAELVGINEPTKRLVGWLIEDACTREVISVVGMGGLGKTTLVKQVYEDPEVKKHFMVHAWISPSPSPNIEEILQGMIRQILRETEEPVPPLEEKDGLCQKMIIKDLLQNARYLIIVDDAWHINDWDAIKHALPNNTCGSRIIITSRNSALAYTSCGEFRGMVYKMEPLPPEQSWKLFCAKTFQGNSCPPHLEETCRLILRKCEGLPLAIVAISGVLVSKDRRKKDEWDLVRRSLRTEIDCNDKFKALKRVLSLSFDDLPYYLKSCFLLLSVFPKGYLIKHARLIHLWIAEGFVDKKEGMTVEEVAQDYFNELLNRSLMEMAVETSDRKIKYCRIHDFLLDIIASKSSNQGFAEIAIGKHHKCPDKVRCLSIQNRLQAIQQKRSLSQLRSLYMFGVERSCMDAVLGSDMRLLTVLDLQTPSLKRFPAQVAEWWYLRYLSFRYSKVRTVPNSIGDLQNLETLDLKYTYVTEFPVMILKLQRLRHLFICRHGETPYPIFKHGFKPPEGIGALRSLQKLLCVEAGDEGNSSLMRELGKLKQLNKLGIVKLRKEDGRELCLLIEKLTKLQVIAVRLVHENEIIHLQPLTSPPPFLQRIYLTGRLEALPHWISSLDSLMVLKLKYSRLKDDPLPSLGILPNLVHLKLLQVYEGTKLRFKANNFLKLRILDLGPFDKLECMEVEKGSMPCLEELTMESCKLMEKLPSDIEHLEKLKVLKFIDMPDELVKKLRQEGQDDDYLKVAHVPEVYYGYRRNGGWDVLLTKAFV; encoded by the coding sequence ATGGCGGAAATTGCAGTAAACTACCTACTTGACAAGCTCAAGGACTTTCTAGAGAATGGGGTTCTATTGAGAGGTGCCGAGGAAGAAATTACTTTAGTGAAGAGACAATTGGAGTACATAAGGACATTCCTGAGGGTTGCAGATTCCCtggaagagagtgatgaggaagtCAAAGTTTGGGTGAAGCAGCTGAGAGAAATCGCATATGACACCGAGGACGCTCTTGATGAATTCAAATTTCTCCTGGCGCATGATCATGAAATTGGTTCACGTGGTCTTCTCTCCAAGATGTCCTGCTGTATCAAGAACATGAAAGGTCGATACCGAATTGCTTCGGAGATGAAATCCATCAACTCCAGGATCAAAAGCATATATGATGGACCCTGGAGGATCCGAGACAAATTAAATAAAGCCGAACATTGCTATGGCTCTAGTAAGCCAAACGACACATGGCAGGACCAGCGAGGGAATGCCCTTCTTTTAGACAAAGCTGAGCTCGTGGGCATCAATGAACCGACAAAAAGGCTGGTTGGCTGGCTGATTGAGGACGCTTGCACGCGAGAAGTAATCTCAGTCGTGGGGATGGGAGGACTGGGGAAAACTACCTTGGTGAAGCAAGTTTACGAAGATCCAGAAGTGAAAAAACATTTCATGGTACATGCTTGGATAAGTCCTTCTCCATCTCCAAATATAGAAGAGATCCTCCAAGGCATGATTCGACAAATTCTGCGGGAGACCGAAGAACCAGTTCCTCCTCTAGAGGAAAAGGACGGGTTATGCCAGAAGATGATTATCAAGGACTTGCTACAAAATGCGAGGTACCTGATCATTGTAGATGATGCATGGCACATAAATGATTGGGATGCGATCAAACATGCGTTGCCTAACAACACCTGTGGCAGCCGAATAATCATCACATCCAGGAATTCTGCTTTGGCGTACACCTCATGCGGAGAATTCAGAGGGATGGTTTACAAGATGGAGCCACTACCACCTGAACAGTCCTGGAAGCTTTTCTGCGCAAAGACATTTCAGGGGAACTCGTGCCCTCCTCATCTAGAGGAGACTTGCAGGCTTATCCTAAGAAAGTGTGAGGGATTGCCACTTGCTATTGTGGCCATCAGTGGTGTCTTGGTTTCGAAAGACAGGAGAAAAAAGGATGAATGGGATCTGGTTCGTCGTAGTCTTCGTACTGAAATCGATTGCAACGACAAATTCAAAGCCTTGAAGAGAGTCCTTTCACTTAGTTTTGATGACCTACCATACTACTTGAAGTCCTGTTTCTTGCTCTTGAGTGTATTTCCCAAGGGTTACCTCATTAAGCATGCGAGATTAATTCACTTATGGATTGCAGAAGGATTTGTAGACAAGAAAGAAGGCATGACAGTAGAAGAAGTAGCCCAGGACTACTTCAATGAGCTCCTGAACAGAAGCCTGATGGAGATGGCTGTTGAAACAAGCGATAGAAAGATCAAGTATTGCCGTATCCATGATTTTCTGCTGGATATCATTGCTTCAAAGTCAAGCAACCAAGGCTTTGCAGAAATAGCCATAGGAAAACATCATAAATGTCCGGACAAAGTTCGTTGCCTATCTATACAGAACAGATTGCAAGCGATCCAACAAAAAAGGTCATTGTCTCAACTACGTTCTTTATACATGTTTGGGGTAGAAAGATCTTGCATGGATGCCGTTCTAGGTAGTGACATGAGACTGCTCACTGTTCTGGACTTGCAAACTCCTTCTTTAAAAAGGTTCCCAGCTCAAGTTGCTGAGTGGTGGTACCTGAGATATCTAAGTTTCAGGTACAGCAAGGTGAGAACTGTTCCAAATTCCATAGGGGACCTTCAAAACCTAGAGACCCTAGACCTTAAATACACATACGTCACAGAATTTCCAGTTATGATCTTGAAGCTCCAACGACTTCGCCATCTATTCATATGTCGTCATGGAGAGACGCCCTACCCAATCTTTAAACACGGTTTCAAGCCCCCAGAAGGAATAGGGGCTCTACGGTCCCTGCAAAAGCTCCTCTGTGTGGAAGCAGGTGACGAGGGAAACAGCAGCTTAATGAGAGAGCTTGGAAAGTTGAAACAATTGAATAAGTTAGGCATCGTGAAGTTAAGAAAAGAAGACGGAAGGGAATTGTGCTTGTTGATTGAGAAATTAACAAAGCTTCAAGTAATAGCTGTAAGGTTAGTCCATGAAAATGAGATTATTCATCTACAACCCCTCACTTCCCCACCTCCATTTCTCCAGAGAATCTACTTGACGGGACGTCTGGAGGCATTACCACATTGGATATCATCTCTTGATAGCCTAATGGTATTGAAGCTGAAATATAGTCGGCTAAAGGATGATCCATTGCCGTCTCTTGGGATTTTGCCTAATCTTGTGCATCTCAAGTTGCTTCAGGTTTATGAAGGAACTAAGTTGCGTTTCAAAGCCAACAACTTCTTGAAGCTACGGATTCTAGACCTTGGTCCATTTGACAAACTTGAGTGCATGGAAGTGGAGAAGGGATCAATGCCTTGTCTTGAGGAGTTGACTATGGAGAGTTGTAAGCTAATGGAGAAGCTTCCATCTGATATCGAGCACCTGGAAAAGTTGAAAGTGCTGAAGTTTATTGACATGCCTGATGAGTTAGTGAAGAAACTTAGGCAAGAAGGACAAGATGATGATTACCTGAAAGTGGCACATGTTCCAGAAGTATATTATGGTTACCGGAGAAATGGGGGATGGGATGTTTTGCTCACCAAGGCATTTGTATGA
- the LOC104444273 gene encoding protein SENSITIVE TO UV 2: protein FRGDGGRRRGRRVRGVGRRFPGPGHPGRGARPLRQSLPNPSPDPSSSSLPPPPPSYLPPPQPRRPPAAAAAATATAGASSSLDYAAPVSYSPPRELSQRPSNGAAARTASALPSSSPSPAPSSGSFKELEIERLKRELGYVSKEIAYREPEHAKFRKERGKKGEQFKSVSSHDGGKLADSPSSKRIGLDKGVPTSVNVVLEVENAKLLNNQARSQTKIESTSKTVGIQTDEAGETTGIQFNNDLYAHHGLSKKLLSVWSPSLDQNAGRSLLPKLYVASHSLFRCMGIDVSSKIKIDSLADGSSTDFSWLCHPHPLTASEAAKMSKFHSVFTKVSNGVSQLEALIQPLFDLCCLDNVNIVHRSLCILHMILKHLCSEERKCGERENIIVEGLLSKKSFSCIRECGSGISGHLLSVNWDERSPTVYGSHGLSSSDPEIKLTKSHSMLLFSFQDWVSIIELMCQLVQKNTEECIRVEAVSIMNLILLRGSAYEDREKFGCPPVLESISTLLKKESGLCVQEQALHLLFLLLNSPKILEMFFCGFKKRECASSMDGNEDKNMTIFGGSDVILEGLADCLLSRGSGIQDLKLQRRATILLAFLASSGTTGFEILMNHKLSNGANFLMLILQALISEMDVEAGGPTEAPDILKERSLLMREALIFLNRLVSNPAYSAASLQMLTNSRDMASLTVNVANRMSQRNIRIMQLDSMHRQMRESEVVELGRAFKRRVYAYLGDHVS, encoded by the exons TTTCGCGGCGATGGAGGAAGAAGGCGAGGGAGGAGGGTTCGAGGAGTGGGACGCCGATTTCCTGGACCAGGTCATCCAGGTCGAGGAGCGCGCCCTCTCCGGCAATCCCTCCCAAATCCCTCCCCCGacccctcctcttcttccctgcctcctcctccgccctcctACTTGCCCCCTCCGCAGCcgcgccggccaccggcggcggcggcggcggcgacggcgacggcgggggccTCCTCTTCCCTCGACTATGCTGCTCCCGTCAGCTACTCGCCTCCCAGGGAGCTCTCTCAGAGGCCGTCGAACGGAGCCGCCGCCAGGACCGCGTCCGCATTGCCGTCCTCCTCTCCGTCGCCAGCGCCGAGCTCCGGGAGTTTTAAGGAGCTCGAGATTGAGAGGCTAAAG AGAGAGCTCGGATACGTTTCGAAGGAGATCGCCTATCGA GAGCCGGAACATGCTAAATTTAGGAAGGAAAGAGGCAAAAAGGGGGAGCAGTTTAAATCTGTATCTTCTCATGATGGAGGGAAACTTGCTGATAGTCCCAGTTCAAAGAGAATTGGCTT GGACAAGGGAGTGCCTACTTCAGTCAATGTTGTGCTGGAAGTTGAAAATGCAAAATTGTTGAATAATCAGGCTAGGTCTCAGACTAAGATAG AATCAACTTCTAAAACCGTTGGAATTCAAACAGATGAAGCTGGTGAAACTACTGGCATTCAGTTCAATAATGATCTATATGCTCATCATGGTCTCTCTAAGAAGTTGCTATCTGTGTGGAGTCCTTCACTTGACCAAAATGCTGGAAGAAGTCTTCTTCCAAAGTTGTATGTCGCCTCTCATTCCCTTTTCAGATGCATGGGCATAGATGTATCCTCCAAAATCAAAATAGACTCTTTGGCAGATGGGAGCTCTACTGATTTTTCTTGGTTGTGCCATCCGCATCCTCTCACTGCTTCAGAAGCTGCTAAAATGTCTAAATTTCATTCTGTTTTCACAAAG GTTAGCAATGGAGTGTCCCAGTTAGAAGCCTTGATCCAACCCTTGTTTGATCTTTGTTGTTTAGACAAT GTCAATATTGTACATAGGTCCCTCTGTATACTGCACATGATTCTGAAGCATCTATGTAGCGAGGAAAGGAAATGTGGGGAAAG GGAAAATATCATAGTAGAGGGACTTCTATCCAAGAAGAGTTTTTCGTGCATACGTGAATGTGGAAGTGGAATCAGTGGACACCTTCTCTCTGTGAATTGGGATGAGAGATCTCCCACTGTCTATGGTTCACATGGCTTAAGCTCTTCTGATCCAGAAATCAAATTGACGAAGAGTCATAGCATGCTGTTGTTCTCCTTTCAAGACTGGGTTTCTATTATTGAACTTATGTGTCAACTTGTCCAGAAGAACACTGAAGAATGTATAAGGGTAGAGGCTGTCTCCATCATGAATTTGATTCTGCTACGGGGCAGTGCTTATGAGGACAGGGAAAA GTTCGGATGTCCACCGGTTCTTGAAAGCATTTCAACACTTCTAAAGAAGGAATCTGGATTGTGTGTCCAAGAGCAAGCATTACATCTGCTGTTCCTTCTATTAAATA GTCCAAAAATCTTGGAGATGTTCTTCTGCGgttttaaaaaaagggaatgtGCTTCCTCTATGGATGGCAACGAGGACAAAAACATGACAATTTTTGGAGGATCTGATGTCATTCTTGAGGGCTTGGCAGATTGTTTATTGTCTAGGGGAAGTGGCATACAA GACTTGAAACTTCAAAGAAGAGCAACAATTCTTCTGGCATTTTTAGCCTCATCTGGAACAACTGGCTTTGAAATCCTTATGAATCACAAGCTATCCAATGGAGCGAATTTCCTTATGTTGATTTTGCAAGCTTTGATATCAGAGATGGATGTGGAAGCCGGAGGCCCTACTGAGGCACCAGATATCTTGAAAGAGAG GAGCTTACTGATGCGGGAAGCTTTGATATTTCTCAACCGACTTGTGTCCAACCCTGCGTATTCTGCTGCTAGCTTACAAATGTTGACAAACAGCAGAGATATGGCCAGCTTGACCGTTAACGTAGCAAACCGGATGTCCCAAAGAAATATTAGGATTATGCAGCTAGACAGTATGCATAGACAGATGAGGGAATCTGAGGTTGTTGAATTGGGAAGAGCATTTAAACGAAGAGTTTATGCTTATTTAGGTGATCACGTATCATAA